A window of the Vespa velutina chromosome 7, iVesVel2.1, whole genome shotgun sequence genome harbors these coding sequences:
- the LOC124950435 gene encoding uncharacterized protein LOC124950435 isoform X5 — MSTPSKFHNTELDITLLNTPMPKASSTVQRKSTLEDKYLGRNFRNENFVPSSLHGNNMLLKSDDSSLGILNNISTLLGETSVINDKQKKKSDELDAEQELARKLLRKCSNFEGLTSSGDNKKDDVNIETLTNYYNPSDHVDGNSFTYNNDNKLKQQNSTQTLHVEGRSNSVVFEPNEITARSSEMGKSAEKCVSSFSSKSAGGISFDATTAELMAQFNNEEFQSISQMTSHLLADESSWKQNCSYDLPLATSSEKEYLDLSCFSGIIGELDLSVESNAGRKVSIGEFFKRKCGNIGDLSNDIVERPTLGLSINSPKKKNRLIPLVDSTIADDYILGSLTFREKEQTHLTNSTKDVEEHSIMSLSSIAQALQDIDNCTPRRLVDQLIMAKKKRKEFQLEKNDDKGNTYTLLPSSRCSMPATPSALNIKDNKSSKLSLDSKTINKTIENKQILPRMLSFTSDFDIHTKDTLEKIPQRKSLKKEKTEKSSISFQQQDTDEIKLPDIQSIFKDNKLSLSEMKSDKSGMEREKSFKQENISYTSKMDHSVAQKSTTVEELYLETTSQSHDIIISRNGQEICSCIVGISREADIALTNTGDRWIICSLGTYQLQGNNQNIILHLPKDTILIKPNSTRSVKIGVKITKKTNPAIVILNIITTDMVTRKESIIKHMIYIESEELQVNVLTPFKKPELNFGSIIENTMETLSITLQNKNNVILPIILSVVHDGPKFFSINNLQDGFTHELKPREQFTAVVQCEGTSSLLASAELLKNQLISIEAKLLIQVDNKKDNAVMIKEIPLYVKIGSSKIQVVDTELPIQIPRRQTKSLTIVNTGELPLLIAAFIVQDEKSSNRIEDFSVKPETLTLQRNATDRFLITFKPYCCDTHDRYVKIKLSIGNNTYYYSVIGQQNVEAENESYLRCETPQQTSDAISPSSPHSVLSSRSGRNSPISSISGSTVAGDKIPIKSTHAALVWGSVKPSKSDTKEFTIRNISDNRIKLQVQISGKNNSFLFLKDHQTTSPNIVLVLHRMESRTLSVVFCPHHVGAAIGKIVFKHYEIKKEENESRSSKAILLYGYGGFGRVIISEIFKDINGKMWLPLGKLHSGEILKAKIKLENIGDLHSYAKVKLIPKAIYPSMVSSWQVNPTELLLEPKETQWITLEFQPRKEDLILLQQRSDVCHVGTINIIYGDEPTRWRIRRLYNKIKNAGDLNGGESEPFRNIVYPLCKVFPGEQLMPDLNLINDTILCIAKS, encoded by the exons atgtCAACCCCGtcaaaatttcataatacTGAGTTGGATATAACATTATTGAACACTCCTATGCCAAAGGCTTCATCAACAGTACAAAGAAAGTCTAC ACTTGAAGACAAGTATCTTGGTAGGAATTTTAGAAATGAGAACTTTGTACCGTCTTCTTTACATGGCaataatatgttattaaaGTCAGATGATTCTTCATTAGgtattcttaataatatatcaactT tatTAGGAGAAACAAgtgtaataaatgataaacaaaaaaaaaaatctgatgAATTGGATGCTGAGCAAGAACTTGCTAGGAAGTTGCTTAGAAAATGTAGCAATTTTGAAGGTTTAACATCTTCtg gtgataataaaaaggatgatGTTAATATTGAAAccttaacaaattattataatcccTCAGATCATGTTGATGGTAATTCTTTTAcatacaataatgataataagttgAAACAACAGAACAGTACACAAACATTACATGTTGAAGGCAGATCAAACAGT gTTGTATTCGAACCTAATGAAATAACAGCTCGTTCTTCAGAAATGGGTAAAAGTGCCGAGAAATGTGTATCTTCATTCTCTTCAAAGAGTGCAGGAGGAATTAGTTTTGATGCAACAACTGCTGAGCTGATGGCACAATTTAACAATGAAGAATTTCAGTCTATTTCTCAAATGACCAGTCATTTATTAGCTGATGAATCTTCCTGGAAACAGAACTGTTCTTATGATCTTCCTTTGGCAACTAGttcagaaaaagaatatttagatTTGTCATGCTTTTCTGGTATTATTGGAGAATTGGATCTATCAGTAGA ATCTAACGCTGGACGTAAAGTATCTATTggtgaatttttcaaaagaaaatgtggAAATATTGGAGACTTGTCAAATGATATTGTGGAAAGACCAACTTTAGGATTATCTATTAACAGccctaaaaagaaaaacagattaATACCTTTAGTTGATTCAACCATTGCAGATG attatattttaggATCCTTGACATTCAGAGAAAAGGAACAGACCCATCTTACAAATTCAACAAAAGATGTAGAAGAACACAGTATTATGAGTTTAAGTAGTATTGCTCAAGCTTTACAAGACATTGATAATTGTACTCCACGAAGATTAGTAGATCAACTTATAatggcaaaaaagaaaaggaaagagtttcaattagaaaaaaatgacgacAAAGGCAATACATACACGCTTTTACCTTCAAGCAGATGTTCTATGCCTGCAACTCCAAGTGCTCTTaacattaaagataataaatcatCTAAACTTTCGTTAGATAGTAAAAccattaataaaacaatagaaaataaacaaattttgcCAAGAATGTTATCATTTACATCTGATTTTGATATACATACTAAAGATACTTTGGAAAAGATTCCTCAAAGAAAgtcattaaagaaagaaaaaactgaaaAGAGTTCAATAAGTTTCCAACAGCAGGATACTG atgaaataaaattacctGATATACAGtcaatttttaaagataataaattatctctaTCCGAAATGAAGTCTGATAAATCAGGAATGGAAAGGGAAAAATCTTTCAAACAAGAAAACATCTCATATACATCGAAGATGGACCATAGTGTTGCTCAAAAATCAACAACTGTTGAAGAGTTATATTTGGAAACAACGTCTCAGTCACATG ATATCATTATTAGCAGAAATGGTCAAGAGATTTGTAGTTGCATTGTTGGTATATCAAGAGAAGCAGATATTGCATTAACGAATACGGGTGATAGATGGATAATCTGCTCATTAGGTACATACCAATTACAAGGAAATAACCAAAATATAATACTTCATTTGCCTAAAGATACAATTCTTATAAAACCAAATTCAACTCGATCTGTCAag attggtgtaaaaataacaaagaaaactAATCCTgcaatagtaatattaaatataataacaactgATATGGTaacaagaaaagaatcaataattaaacacatGATCTATATTGAATCAGAAGAACTTCAAGTTAATGTATTAACCCCTTTTAAAAAACCAGAACTTAATTTTGGTAGCATTATTGAAAATACTATGGAAACTTTATCTATtacattacaaaataaaaataatgtgatTCTCCCTATAATACTATCTGTTGTACAT GATGGTCCAAAATTTTTTagcataaataatttacaagatGGTTTTACACATGAACTTAAGCCGCGAGAACAATTTACCGCTGTTGTACAATGTGAAGGGACCTCATCATTATTAGCTTCAG cagaattattaaaaaatcaattaatcagCATAGAAGCTAAACTATTAATACAAGTAGATAACAAGAAAGATAATGCTgtgatgataaaagaaataccaTTGTATGTAAAAATAGGCTCAAGCAAAATACAAGTTGTTGATACAGAATTACCTATACAGATTCCCAGGAGACAAACTAAATCTCTAACTATCGTTAATACAGGAGAATTGCCTCTTCTAATAGCAGCATTCATAGTGCAAGATGAAAAATCTTCAAATCGTATTGAAGATTTTTCTGTTAAACCTGAAACTTTAACGTTACAGCGTAATGCAACagatagatttttaataacatttaaaccATATTGCTGTGATACTCATGATAG atatgttAAAATTAAACTATCTATTggtaataatacttattattactCTGTAATTGGACAACAAAATGTGGAGGCAGAAAATGAAAGTTATTTACGATGCGAAACACCGCAACAAACTTCTGATGCTATTTCTCCGAGTTCACCGCATAGCGTGTTATCCAGCAG aTCTGGAAGAAATTCTCCAATCAGTTCAATATCTGGCTCCACTGTTGCTGGGGATAAAATTCCTATTAAATCAACACATGCTGCTTTAGTATGGGGTTCTGTAAAGCCAAGTAAAAGTGATACTAAAGAATTCACCATTCGTAATATAAGTGATAACAGAATAAAACTTCAAGTTCAGATATCcggtaaaaataatagttttcTA tttCTTAAAGATCATCAAACAACAAGTCCAAATATTGTGCTAGTGTTACATCGTATGGAAAGTAGAACACTTTCTGTTGTATTCTGTCCACATCATGTTGGTGCAGCTATtggaaaaattgtttttaaacattatgaaattaaaaaagaagaaaacgaatcaCGTTCCTCAAAAGCA ATATTATTGTATGGTTATGGTGGTTTTGGCAGAGTCATTATTTCTGAAATATTTAAGGATATTAATGGTAAAATGTGGTTGCCTCTTGGTAAATTACATTCTGGAGAAATTTTAAAAGCTAAAATCAAGTTAGAAAATATTGGTGATCTTCATTCATACGCTAAAGTCAAGTTAATACCAAaag CTATTTATCCTTCCATGGTTTCTAGTTGGCAAGTAAATCCAACAGAACTATTATTAGAACCAAAAGAAACTCAGTGGATTACATTAGAGTTTCAaccaagaaaagaagatttaatattattgcaaCAACGTTCTGATGTATGTCACGTAGGgactataaatattatttatggtGATGAGCCGACACGTTGGCGAATACgtcgattatataataaaataaagaatgcaGGTGATTTAAATGGAGGTGAAAGTGAACCATTTAGGAATATAGTTTATCCACTCTGCAAAGTTTTTCCTGGAGAACAATTAATGCcagatttaaatttaattaatgatacaaTA ttATGTATAGCAAAATCTTAG
- the LOC124950435 gene encoding uncharacterized protein LOC124950435 isoform X6, with protein MSTPSKFHNTELDITLLNTPMPKASSTVQRKSTLEDKYLGRNFRNENFVPSSLHGNNMLLKSDDSSLGILNNISTLLGETSVINDKQKKKSDELDAEQELARKLLRKCSNFEGLTSSGDNKKDDVNIETLTNYYNPSDHVDGNSFTYNNDNKLKQQNSTQTLHVEGRSNSVVFEPNEITARSSEMGKSAEKCVSSFSSKSAGGISFDATTAELMAQFNNEEFQSISQMTSHLLADESSWKQNCSYDLPLATSSEKEYLDLSCFSGIIGELDLSVESNAGRKVSIGEFFKRKCGNIGDLSNDIVERPTLGLSINSPKKKNRLIPLVDSTIADDYILGSLTFREKEQTHLTNSTKDVEEHSIMSLSSIAQALQDIDNCTPRRLVDQLIMAKKKRKEFQLEKNDDKGNTYTLLPSSRCSMPATPSALNIKDNKSSKLSLDSKTINKTIENKQILPRMLSFTSDFDIHTKDTLEKIPQRKSLKKEKTEKSSISFQQQDTDEIKLPDIQSIFKDNKLSLSEMKSDKSGMEREKSFKQENISYTSKMDHSVAQKSTTVEELYLETTSQSHDIIISRNGQEICSCIVGISREADIALTNTGDRWIICSLGTYQLQGNNQNIILHLPKDTILIKPNSTRSVKIGVKITKKTNPAIVILNIITTDMVTRKESIIKHMIYIESEELQVNVLTPFKKPELNFGSIIENTMETLSITLQNKNNVILPIILSVVHDGPKFFSINNLQDGFTHELKPREQFTAVVQCEGTSSLLASAELLKNQLISIEAKLLIQVDNKKDNAVMIKEIPLYVKIGSSKIQVVDTELPIQIPRRQTKSLTIVNTGELPLLIAAFIVQDEKSSNRIEDFSVKPETLTLQRNATDRFLITFKPYCCDTHDRYVKIKLSIGNNTYYYSVIGQQNVEAENESYLRCETPQQTSDAISPSSPHSVLSSRSGRNSPISSISGSTVAGDKIPIKSTHAALVWGSVKPSKSDTKEFTIRNISDNRIKLQVQISGKNNSFLFLKDHQTTSPNIVLVLHRMESRTLSVVFCPHHVGAAIGKIVFKHYEIKKEENESRSSKAILLYGYGGFGRVIISEIFKDINGKMWLPLGKLHSGEILKAKIKLENIGDLHSYAKVKLIPKVFFSYLSFHGF; from the exons atgtCAACCCCGtcaaaatttcataatacTGAGTTGGATATAACATTATTGAACACTCCTATGCCAAAGGCTTCATCAACAGTACAAAGAAAGTCTAC ACTTGAAGACAAGTATCTTGGTAGGAATTTTAGAAATGAGAACTTTGTACCGTCTTCTTTACATGGCaataatatgttattaaaGTCAGATGATTCTTCATTAGgtattcttaataatatatcaactT tatTAGGAGAAACAAgtgtaataaatgataaacaaaaaaaaaaatctgatgAATTGGATGCTGAGCAAGAACTTGCTAGGAAGTTGCTTAGAAAATGTAGCAATTTTGAAGGTTTAACATCTTCtg gtgataataaaaaggatgatGTTAATATTGAAAccttaacaaattattataatcccTCAGATCATGTTGATGGTAATTCTTTTAcatacaataatgataataagttgAAACAACAGAACAGTACACAAACATTACATGTTGAAGGCAGATCAAACAGT gTTGTATTCGAACCTAATGAAATAACAGCTCGTTCTTCAGAAATGGGTAAAAGTGCCGAGAAATGTGTATCTTCATTCTCTTCAAAGAGTGCAGGAGGAATTAGTTTTGATGCAACAACTGCTGAGCTGATGGCACAATTTAACAATGAAGAATTTCAGTCTATTTCTCAAATGACCAGTCATTTATTAGCTGATGAATCTTCCTGGAAACAGAACTGTTCTTATGATCTTCCTTTGGCAACTAGttcagaaaaagaatatttagatTTGTCATGCTTTTCTGGTATTATTGGAGAATTGGATCTATCAGTAGA ATCTAACGCTGGACGTAAAGTATCTATTggtgaatttttcaaaagaaaatgtggAAATATTGGAGACTTGTCAAATGATATTGTGGAAAGACCAACTTTAGGATTATCTATTAACAGccctaaaaagaaaaacagattaATACCTTTAGTTGATTCAACCATTGCAGATG attatattttaggATCCTTGACATTCAGAGAAAAGGAACAGACCCATCTTACAAATTCAACAAAAGATGTAGAAGAACACAGTATTATGAGTTTAAGTAGTATTGCTCAAGCTTTACAAGACATTGATAATTGTACTCCACGAAGATTAGTAGATCAACTTATAatggcaaaaaagaaaaggaaagagtttcaattagaaaaaaatgacgacAAAGGCAATACATACACGCTTTTACCTTCAAGCAGATGTTCTATGCCTGCAACTCCAAGTGCTCTTaacattaaagataataaatcatCTAAACTTTCGTTAGATAGTAAAAccattaataaaacaatagaaaataaacaaattttgcCAAGAATGTTATCATTTACATCTGATTTTGATATACATACTAAAGATACTTTGGAAAAGATTCCTCAAAGAAAgtcattaaagaaagaaaaaactgaaaAGAGTTCAATAAGTTTCCAACAGCAGGATACTG atgaaataaaattacctGATATACAGtcaatttttaaagataataaattatctctaTCCGAAATGAAGTCTGATAAATCAGGAATGGAAAGGGAAAAATCTTTCAAACAAGAAAACATCTCATATACATCGAAGATGGACCATAGTGTTGCTCAAAAATCAACAACTGTTGAAGAGTTATATTTGGAAACAACGTCTCAGTCACATG ATATCATTATTAGCAGAAATGGTCAAGAGATTTGTAGTTGCATTGTTGGTATATCAAGAGAAGCAGATATTGCATTAACGAATACGGGTGATAGATGGATAATCTGCTCATTAGGTACATACCAATTACAAGGAAATAACCAAAATATAATACTTCATTTGCCTAAAGATACAATTCTTATAAAACCAAATTCAACTCGATCTGTCAag attggtgtaaaaataacaaagaaaactAATCCTgcaatagtaatattaaatataataacaactgATATGGTaacaagaaaagaatcaataattaaacacatGATCTATATTGAATCAGAAGAACTTCAAGTTAATGTATTAACCCCTTTTAAAAAACCAGAACTTAATTTTGGTAGCATTATTGAAAATACTATGGAAACTTTATCTATtacattacaaaataaaaataatgtgatTCTCCCTATAATACTATCTGTTGTACAT GATGGTCCAAAATTTTTTagcataaataatttacaagatGGTTTTACACATGAACTTAAGCCGCGAGAACAATTTACCGCTGTTGTACAATGTGAAGGGACCTCATCATTATTAGCTTCAG cagaattattaaaaaatcaattaatcagCATAGAAGCTAAACTATTAATACAAGTAGATAACAAGAAAGATAATGCTgtgatgataaaagaaataccaTTGTATGTAAAAATAGGCTCAAGCAAAATACAAGTTGTTGATACAGAATTACCTATACAGATTCCCAGGAGACAAACTAAATCTCTAACTATCGTTAATACAGGAGAATTGCCTCTTCTAATAGCAGCATTCATAGTGCAAGATGAAAAATCTTCAAATCGTATTGAAGATTTTTCTGTTAAACCTGAAACTTTAACGTTACAGCGTAATGCAACagatagatttttaataacatttaaaccATATTGCTGTGATACTCATGATAG atatgttAAAATTAAACTATCTATTggtaataatacttattattactCTGTAATTGGACAACAAAATGTGGAGGCAGAAAATGAAAGTTATTTACGATGCGAAACACCGCAACAAACTTCTGATGCTATTTCTCCGAGTTCACCGCATAGCGTGTTATCCAGCAG aTCTGGAAGAAATTCTCCAATCAGTTCAATATCTGGCTCCACTGTTGCTGGGGATAAAATTCCTATTAAATCAACACATGCTGCTTTAGTATGGGGTTCTGTAAAGCCAAGTAAAAGTGATACTAAAGAATTCACCATTCGTAATATAAGTGATAACAGAATAAAACTTCAAGTTCAGATATCcggtaaaaataatagttttcTA tttCTTAAAGATCATCAAACAACAAGTCCAAATATTGTGCTAGTGTTACATCGTATGGAAAGTAGAACACTTTCTGTTGTATTCTGTCCACATCATGTTGGTGCAGCTATtggaaaaattgtttttaaacattatgaaattaaaaaagaagaaaacgaatcaCGTTCCTCAAAAGCA ATATTATTGTATGGTTATGGTGGTTTTGGCAGAGTCATTATTTCTGAAATATTTAAGGATATTAATGGTAAAATGTGGTTGCCTCTTGGTAAATTACATTCTGGAGAAATTTTAAAAGCTAAAATCAAGTTAGAAAATATTGGTGATCTTCATTCATACGCTAAAGTCAAGTTAATACCAAaag ttTTTTTCAGCTATTTATCCTTCCATGGTTTCTAG